Within the Platichthys flesus chromosome 16, fPlaFle2.1, whole genome shotgun sequence genome, the region AGTGTAATTTTAATCTGGGGATAAATGGTCATGCTTCAGTAAACGTGATGAATCAATTTCAAATTGACCATGAACGTCCTCCCTCCAGGCTTTgtggacatgtgtgtgcatCACATCCCCTCGCCACAAGAGGGCGCCCGGAGCAAGATAGAGCACACCTATGCAGGAGGTCTGGACTCAGACCTGGGGGAGTCGATGGTGGAGTGTGACCCTGAAGTGAGTATAACAACGAAGGCACAGTCTCCTGTTAACCTTGGTTATCTGATGATGCCTGCAGTCTGTTTCCAGTGGAAGTCAATGTTGTCTTTTGAGCTGGTTGTGAAGGCAACAGGATATTTGACTCTGTTTGAAATAATCCAAGTTAAGACCGAGCAGGACAATGATCAAAGTTGTCCAAGTTCCTGTTGATAGATTCCAAGTTCCTTTTGCCGGAGCCATCTTATGTTTAAGGTTGAAATGCTACATTCCAGCGTCctaatttctctctctttctgtgatCCCTCGCTCGTCTCTCTGCGTCAGGGTCCTTTGATGTGCCACACCACTAAGATGTACAGCACCGAGGATGGGGTCCAGTTTCATGCGTTTGGAAGGGTGCTGAGCGGGACCATTCATGCAGGACAGCCCCTTAAGGTTTTAGGAGAGAACTACACCcttgaggatgaggaggattcCCAAATCTGCACCGTGGGTCGTCTGTGGATCAATGTCGCTAGGTACCATCCAGAGTTTTGCTTCAGTAAATTTGTAGAGACAGGAATCAACaattgtttgaattgttttctgATTTGGCTTCTTCAATTTTAGATACCAGATTGAAGTGAATCGAGTACCTGCTGGCAACTGGGTCCTCATCGAAGGTTGCGATCAGCCAATTGTCAAAACCGCCACAATCACAGAGCCCAGAGGCAACGAAGACGtgagacataaaagagaaaaaccaaTGAGACGTTAAGAACTAGAATATGAGCAGCAGCTTATAccgtttttttttactttctcttccAGGCTCAGATTTTCAGACCGTTGAAGTTTAATACAGCGTCCGTTATCAAGATTGCAGTGGAGCCCGTCAACCCATCGGAGCTTCCGAAAATGTTGGACGGCCTGAGGAAGGTCAACAAGAGCTATCCATCTCTCACCACTAAGGTACGTCATTCATTCCTCTGATGCAGAACTGAAGCGTTTTTCCAAATGAGCCCTGGCTCAGAAGTTCATGTAGTTCATTTCAGTGACATTTGAAAAGGCTGCAGTAAAAAGATTTCAATCTCATTCAGGTGAAAGGGAAATATTATGCAAACCATCACAATGACACACAGACTGTGATTGAAGTCATACTTAGAACTATCCTAGCAGGGATTGTTATTAACCatacctgtttgtgtttcaggtggaGGAGTCTGGAGAGCATGTTATCTTAGGCACAGGAGAACTCTACCTGGATTGTGTCATGCACGACTTGCGCAAGATGTACTCTGAGATTGACATTAaggtaatatttttttattatggtCCCATtatattacaaaacaatgtttatttAAGTACCATGTGGTTAACATAAGAATATATCACAGCAGTTCCACGGGAAGTCAATAAAATattctatgtgtgtgttagaaatgtTCCCGATACCAGCATTATAAAAAGCCTCTTCACGAGTACATAAATCGATGAAACATTACTTTAATTTCTTCacccaaaacaaaacagcatcTGTGCTTGTTTTTCGAGCTGAAAAGAAGAAGCCACAGTTGGCAGCATTTTGACTATATTTCACGCTGCAAAGTCCCACAAGTAAAATGGCCACATGTTCCATTTGCACGACTTCAGTTTTGTGTGGTGGCCCAAGTGTTTCCTGTTAGAAATCATCCCTTCCATACATGGCTAGTAGCATGCAGCTTTTTAAATGCTGTATTTAAGTAATTGTTTGAATGCACTGGAATCTGATCGTACTTGTTATCAGCTGAAGGCCAAAGTCAGTGTGTCGAGTTGGGAAAATGCTATTGGAACATCTcaaatatgaatttatttttatagaaTGTTCATCTTAGATTGTTGTGAccatcttttcctctcctctatACACAGGTTGCTGACCCAGTGGTGACCTTCTGTGAAACAGTTGTGGAGACATCATCTCTCAAGTGCTTTGCTGAAACGCCAAATAAAAAGTGAGTATGAAAcgagatattttaaatattttattcgCTCACTTAACAACATGTGCATTTTGGAAAAATCttacttttattaattttactCAAAAGTCAATGCTTTGTTTCTAATTTCTGGCAAATGCTGTTGTTCAGACGGCTGCTTTGGATGATGTGTTTCGTGTTGTGGTTAAGTTTGGGCACTTGGTGACTCTGCATCAGAGGCCGTCCTTCCCTCTGGCCGAGTGTCTCCCCAACCAAGAgtatttgattgacagctgtgtgATGTGATTGACAGGAATAAGATCACCATGATTGCTGAGCCTTTGGAGAAAGGGCTGGCCGAGGACATAGAGAACGAAGTGGTGCAGATCACGTGGAACAGGTATGATATATAAGATATATTACCACACTCGCACatattgaaatttaaatgacGTCTTTATTAATTGAGATGATGAAATGTCAGATGTGCCTATAGATATTATCCACTTCAGTGATAATCAATCCTATTACTTTCTTCATATTTTAGAGATGATCATATATAATTTATCCTTCAGTTAACTGCGATAAATGAGCAGACATGCAAGACTGATGATTAGTCCATTAAGTAAATGTTGTCATTAAAGAAAGTAGAGTAATATAGAAATGCCCATGGCTGAAAGAGTCATATAAAAAGTGCAGTTATTGGAATTGAAGGTAATAAACCTATTTAAATCAATACGTGATGTACCCAATTTTCACTTTTAGTGACGACAATGTGCTGCACTTTGATATCACTGTCGTCACACAGTCTGgtggacttttttttattaaaaatacaattttgttTCATGTGCTTGACAAGTACAGTTTGGAAAATTGTCACTGCTGTAGAGCAAAGTGCCAAAAAACTGCAAATCCACTCAGACTGAGAGTAAATATGAATTCCTGCTTCACTTTGTCTGTTTGAACTCAGTTTTAGAATCCAACCCTGATAAATATAAAAGCCGTATTCATTACTGATACATATCTTATGTTAAATACATGCAGAGCTTCTGTTTAATTTGTACATTGAAGCAAAGTAAAGCTCCATCTGTACATTTCGACAAGTAGGTGCTTATAAAAATCCATCTTAGGACTATTGATTAGTTCTCTCAGTAATTGAATCATGCACTAAAAGCATGCATGAATTTTTCTTGTCCCCGTGACTCAACAAGCGTgcgtgttagtgtgttagtttgtgtgtgttagtgaatgTGTTCTGCTCgggagcagcttcctgtcagtatGCAGCTCGTCTTTGAGGCCATCTGGACCCAGCACTGCCAGCATGGAGTAGCAATGCCAAAGGAGCAACATACTTCACACGCTATTAAACTAAACCTTCGCTCCGCTCCTCCCATTCCATTAACCCCCGTGCCCCCCGATCAACCAATCTACTTAATGTTCCGGCCTGACACAATGTGCAAAACCTCAGTTTAATCCACGGCCGCTCTGTTTCCTCACGGCAGGAAGAAGCTGGGAGAGTTTTTCCAGACAAAGTACGACTGGGATCTGCTGGCTGCCAGGTCTATCTGGGCCTTTGGACCGGACACGACGGGGCCAAACATTCTTGTAGACGACACGCTGCCTTCTGAGGTGAGTTATGTGTTTAGGAGGCAGGTGATTCACTTCTAAACTGGGCTGCATAAGTTGTctggtttatatttatttaagggAGATAATATAGATTAACAGCTGTAGTTTTCACACTCTAAATGTGGGGCTCCATGCTGACTCCTTTCCCAAGGAGCACATGTTCTCCTCAATGAAAGCACAGTGAAAAGGAATGGAGGGATTGCAATAGTTGTTAAGAAAGGAgggaaatataattttaccTTTCGACCGGAGCCACTGTTTCTTATAGTCTAGTGGTTTTAATCTTAACTTGCACACTGTCCTAAATAATAGTTCCTGGTGGCACATTTAGCACATTGTATTTTCAGTGTAAAAATGAGTATGGTACTTACCTTCAGAACCGTGAAATGTCACATTAAGCTGCAACAGTTGCATTTTAAGTTTTTTCAAGTAATCTTGTTCTATAAATCTACCACTCAGATTTATGATTAAGGCTCAAACTATGGCAGTGTTGCTCTGTCAAGCCCTGATTTACACGTATTAATCTGAATCAAGGTTAAACAAGGTGACTGAAGTCAAATTGTTCTGTTGCTAactcaaaatgtttgtttttcctctgtagGTGGACAAGGCGCTGCTGGGCTCGGTCAAAGACAGCATCGTCCAGGGTTTCCAGTGGGGCACCAGGGAGGGACCTCTGTGTGATGAGCGTAAGTCCTGGAATTCCCTCTTCGCCAGAGCATCTGGCGTCACAAACATTATGCACAGTGCTATAgggaagaaaatgtattttttttctcatccgTATTGTGTCACCAtaactctgtttctctccaccGCCCTCAGCCATCAGGAACGTCAAGTTCAAGATCCTGGATGCAGTCATCGCCCAGGAGCctctccacagaggaggaggccaggTCATCCCAACAGCCAGGAGAGTGGTGTACTCTGCTTTCCTCATGGTGAGCTCATTCCCTCCAAACAGTCCATTCTTCCTCTCATCTaccatcagccccccccccacctctcatTCAGGTTCCATTACCTTGATTACAGCTCAGGATTTTGCTGACGTGCCTCCTCCTTAATTGTAGTCCagtaacattgttttttttctttaacgaTTTTTGGCTTTGTCCCTTGACTCATTCTGCTCTTTGACGTCTCTTGTCATAAATTCATGGTTTAGCCATAgattggacccccccccccttgtttctACATGATCCTGCCGTCCCTTTAATGCACAGTCTCCCTTGTGTTGCAGGCCACACCAAGGTTGATGGAGCCCTATTACTTTGTGGAGGTTCAGGCTCCGGCtgattgtgtctctgctgtctaCACAGTGCTGGCGAGAAGAAGGTTGGTATGAGCCCGGGCTGAGATATTCATTCTAGAATCGAGCACCTATTAAATTGATTATTTATGTGAATTCattaagaacaaaaacaacttgaggctttttaactgtaaatattTCCTGTCTCTTGAGATCATAAAAAGAGGATTATAAAATGTTGGATGCCCGATGGAATGAATGAGGCAATTTTTCAAATGTCAACAtgaattttgggaattttttttctgattcCTTGCATGATTCATTGAAAGCAATGAATCAAGACAAAATAATCAGATTAACAtataatgaaaagaaacatttctTGCAGCCCCTCTCAATGCACGTGCCATGTAACGTTTCATCTGCAGGAATTTGATCGTTGATTTAAATTGATCAGTTTTTTATTCTGTCCTGTGTTTGTCCTCTTCCAGGGGTCACGTCACTCAGGACGCGCCTATTCCAGGGTCTCCTCTCTACACCATCAAAGCTTTCATCCCAGCCATCGACTCCTTTGGCTTTGAGACAGAccttcgcacacacacacagggacaggcCTTCGCTCTCTCCGTGTTCCACCACTGGCAGGTATGATTTACCCACGCAGACCTGCTGCGATGAGAGATATAAGAGAGCTCCTgagttgtttgtgtgcatttgccCGCATTTAAAAAACGGTGTACACCAGCTACTTTTGTGTAAAAGGGGAATTTGTCAGTAACAGTTTCACTCTGTTGTCGGCCCAAGATAGAAACCTGTGATCAATTGTTCaccctgtttgtttcttttgtttagtTCTCAGTATTTTCTGTAActaagcaaccaactgcagagtagactatctgcttcctgtttgcacCAGCACACAAAAGCCCAGTATGAGTGAATGTTTTCGGAGCTAAAACGCTTGTGTGGACAGATATTGTTGATAATCACCTGCATGCATCCTTACTGTGACCATCAGCGCCACAGGAACTTGTCATAGTTCTCCaacaaacaaatccaatttAGTCTTTCACGAATTGCAATGGtgcatatttgtttatttagaaaaactCCTCTGCTCAGGTGGGAAATTGGATTTCTTTGTGTCTTGTCTGGTCTGTCACTCTCGCATAAAACTGTGCAACTTGTGTAGCAGAGTGAACAACCTTTGTGCACATGTCTGACATTCTGACTAAAGCGCTTTTGATGTGAAGTACGGCAGAGTGTTGAGTCATTAAGTTTCAAATGTGGCTGTCGTGCCTGACATGTGTTGGTGTCTGCACTCTGCAGAACTGTGTCAGTAAAAGTTAACTTCACTCAGTGCAGATTAATACCCCCCCAGTTCATTCAGCTGGAAGGAAAATGAGGATTTTATAGGTACAAACGTGAACGTTTTATCCTCCTGTCTTTGTTTTATCCCCTTGCGGTGAAAATGCACATGTTCGACAAGAAGCCAGACATTAATCAAAGAGCGGATACACAATGAATAAAAAGCATTGACATTTTTTTGATTTAGCAGAACCACAGAATGTATTAGTTGTAATATCATCAGGGTGAATACattcaatttatttcaaatcATGAGTTAGCTTAATTTTACACATCTGTTTCTCGGATTTCCTCTGGGACAAATGTTTTTGTGCTTAAAATCGGCCGAATCGGGCCATTTAATTTCCGATCCCATTCAGTGATTTATTTCCATGTGGCCCAACAGTAGGTCCAGAACCAATCACCTTCTCCATCTCGTCCCAAATTACTTTCAAAAGGGCAGCTTCAGTCAGTCCCAGGTTCAATCACAACTCTGAGTATTTTTCTCTGGTCTGGACGTTGACAGAAATGACTCCTGCTATCACATATCAACTCAAGTGCCTCGGAAAATAAGCCCTTGACCTACAAGGCCCTGAACTGTGGCGTTGCCCCATTAAACTATTAAAGAGGCTGTATTCTTTCCCTCATAGGTTTGATTATGTTCTGCTAGTACTGGCATGCAAACGTTAGAGAGTTGCATTGCTGTTGTAAGCAGCTCTCTTCCATCTGTTGATTGGGCTTCAGCCTCTCCATTGACCATTTCCCCTTGTCCTCCTGTTGTATCCTTCCCTGAGGCCGGGAATGTCTTCAACACAGCAGGGGCCTGTTCATCGGAGTGTCTTCAGGTTTAGTTCAGGGTTTCCGGTCCTACGAAGCTCGTTCACGTCGTATCAGGCTTAATCACCATGGCAACTTATGCTGAACAGCTAACCTGCTCCAGACCAATCACAGGCCTTGCCTATTGCGTCGCATTAAGAGCTGCGAATGATTCCAACAgactccttttttttcttcgttGCTGTTCTTTAAGAAAAAGGAATTGCGCTTCAACATCGATCGGCTTAATTTCAAATTTCCAGCTGTATTTTGACACAGGCTCACTCAGAAGTGCCGGAACCTTTTGCTTGCACACTtgctttctcacacacagcccctcgggagaatatctggagttcagtgcctgtctgaaagcagcattaGATATTGGATTTACTGAGTCATTTTAAAAGTCTGTAAACTTCTTCCGACTCAACCTGCTAACGTTGCATCGATGCTGTCTTGGTCGCAAACCAAAAGCGTGACAGCACTCACACATTGCTTTTTCCATCATGTTGATGGACGCAGTCCTGACTCGGTAATTACAGAAGAGACTGGCAGCATAATCAGATATTTAGCGAAGGGTCACAGTCACAACTAGAAGTGTCTCCTCAGCTTGTTCAAGCTGAAAGTGTAATGTGTGCACGTCGTGATTTGAAGGGGAAGATTTTCACCGATGCCAGTCACTCATTTATCTCTGCTTAACTCCtgtattttttttcagattGTACCCGGTGACCCCCTGGACAAGGGTATTGTGATCAGGCCTCTTGAGCCGCAGCCTGCCCCCCACCTGGCCAGAGAGTTCATGATCAAGACCCGAAGACGCAAGGTGAGCTTTGCGTCCGCTTGTTGATCATTGTTTATTCTATTGTGCATGTAAATCAGCCTTTTTGCATCACTAATGTATTCTGTGGTCCTGCAGGGTCTCAGCGAAGATGTGAGCATCAGCAAGTTCTTCGACGACCCTATGTTGTTGGAGCTGGCCAAACAGGACGTGGTGCTGAACTACCCCATGTGAGACTGCAAACCTGGCCGATAAATAGTAAATCCTACCTTTACACTGTACTGCGGAGCCAAGGAGTTCTCATAGAATCGGAAACTCACACAACAGAACATACTAAAAGGTCTATAACAATGTAAGATCCCTGGGATCTGTTGTTAGAGTGATGAAAACCACAGAAGTACACATGGCTTTGGGAAGTGTTTCTCTCTTTACTTTGGAGAGCAGCTGTAATTTGTCAAGTCTTCAGATCTTTGTTTCGactcctctttgtctttgtatttttattttttacatgtataaatgattGTTTTTGTAGAAAAAGATAAgtcaaaagcttttttttaaaaaagataatgaaATTATCTTTCAATGATCTATGTCTGAATAAAATGTGTAACTCAAAGACACTTTCAgatgtactttttttttgtttttgccattGTTGATGTTTAAAGCTGGTGTGGGTGTAATTAGGGTGTAGCTGGAGTGTAGCGGAGTCAATTCCATCTGTGTTAGTTGGAGGTTTGCTGTTGGTCTGAGTGATCAGTGTCTGTTCGGGATGCTCTGTGGGCGGTGACTGATGGACAGGCGGCGGGATgggtggaggcagcaggagaggtTGAGGCCACGTGGCTGActaaaggaaaaagaaagaacgaTGGCACTTATCAAACGAGACAGATGTTAATAACCTAAAAAGACTTGGTTTTGTCTCTGAGGTAGGTGGGTATGAAATGTTTGCTTGATCTTTTGAGTCAGTCAGGAACATTTTGGGCACAATAACAAAGACCTGTGTTCAACACTAGGGGAATGTGGACGGGACGTGGGGGAAAAGTGTTGAGTTATCTTTGCCAATATTaggattcaaataaataaagtttattcttCAAACTTTTTATAGCAAAAACTAAACTTGAATTGCTCTCACTGCGTGTCTGTAAGCTttaccaaattacacacacgcATAGCTATCGGTCGCATAAAAATTAATTTCTTTCCATCAAGGTCTATGAATTATTGATTAAGTGGAAAATGATTCCTGGATCTACATccaaatgtaatgggttcttcccagTCACATAATGCGTCCTTCTACAAAGTTGCATGTAAATCActtaagttgtttttgttacatctcttacaaaaataaataaattgagcAGTTTATAAACTTGTCAACAAAGGAGGCCCTTCTAATACGAAGTGGGGGTTTGAGAAAAAGAGAATAAGAACATAATGTCTGTCAGATGTTGAGGAGATTTAACTTACTAAATAATTAGTAACCAGAGATAATCCATTTGGACTTTTCTAAAATAGTGAGCAAGCAAAAGAAAAGTGAGAGCACAAAGTAAGACACCAGATAAAAGGTTCAAATGTGAATATCTCCAAGTACAAGTTGTGCTAATGGGACCAAATCTGCTGAAACTAGAGTCAAAACAGAATTTCCGGATCTTAAAGAGAACAGAGGTCTTGTTGACGATTTTCTTTAAACTCATCTGAtggggctgtggggggggggggggggtgtcagacGAGATTAGGAAGAAGTGtattaaactatatttaatGCAGGGATGCACCGTCATCTTAAACCACTTGAATCTCAAACTGAGGCTGATGACACACTTGGTTCCTTCTGTATGAATAAGTGGCTCTAATTGGGTCAACACCCCTTGTAGACGTCACCTGCAGGATATTAGATCTTTCTCCTCTGTGCTAATTTCACAAAGTGTGGAAGTGATTTGACCAGTTCAAGTGTCCAGGTTGTAGGtgaatcatttttcatttgcagCTGCTGAATATACCGGTATCCATTTTTTATGTAACATTTTTCAAAGGGATTCTGTTGAATAAACATGTGAGAATCccattaaaacatgtttgtgtttgtgagctgGTAGCTCACCATTTACTTCCATGTAACTGTCCCATAACTCTTTCATTAAAAGTCAACATTTTGGGCGGGGGGGCAGAGAAATGTacatatgaatgcagataaattaaatGCTGATGTAATTCGGTCACCGTCTTTTCCTCTGGCCCCGACATCTTGTCCCCCGCCTACAGATTCTGCATATTCCCGTGCAGGAATCTGTTTCCAATTCAATTTTGGTGTGACTCTGCATCAGGGGGAGGATCTGGGAatttcttaaacattgtgaaACAGAACGCTTTCTGACATTGTCATCAATTATATCAGGAAATGACTCATCGATCTGAAAAGAAGAATATCTGGCATATTTTGGGGAACTGATGCAGCTTGATTAGATTTAAGGTGATTGTTTGGCCTTGACAGATCTATGGGCTCTACTGAATACCATTCTAGTTTCGCCATGTCCTAAGTGATCTTGAATTTGAAGTCTCCTGTTTGTAAGGCAGCTGAATATCCTGTGGGCAGTTTGAAAAGTTTCCACAGATGCCGGATCCACCAGAACTGACTGAGCCACAGCGGTCACCTTTCAAAGCCCAAGTACTTGATCTTTAAGACACAGATATTGAGTGGAGCGCCGGTTAACTACACTTCAAGATGAGTGAATGTTGTGTGGGTCTCGTCACCGCCGCAGACGACTTCTATGTCCGACCGACTCAGTCCCTCATCACTCAACTCCGGCCCCGGCAGTCCTGGAGGTGGTGCAGATCGGGAAGGTAAGAGGGGCCCTGGCACGAGGTTTAAAAAAGAGCTTGTGCTGCTTTGACATTTGGACTGAATGTCAATCCTGTCCAGCGAGACGaggcatttttttatttcagccgACGTGTGTGGACGGCGATGGGGGATGCTGTGCCCTTTTCAAATGcatagaggaggaagaagaaatgaagGGATCGAGAGATTCCTGTAAACAGGAAGGCACCGCTTGGAAACGAGCCACAGTAAGTAGAGTGATGGTATCGACTCATGTCAGCAGGAGTCAGATGCTTTTAGGGATTTCTATCCTCTCACTTTGCTTTGAAGGCGTCTAGTAAACGTGCACTCAGACGACAC harbors:
- the eftud2 gene encoding 116 kDa U5 small nuclear ribonucleoprotein component, with translation MEADLYDEFGNYIGPELDSDDEEDDIDAEDRDVDEADEDDDDEPADADEEVPGMEVVLHEDKKYYPTAEEVYGPEVETIVQEEDTQPLTEPIIKPVRNKRFTLMEQELPATVYDMEFLADLMDGPELIRNVTLCGHLHHGKTCFVDCLIEQTHPEIRKRYDMDLRYTDILFTEQERGVGIKSTPVTMVLPDSRGKSYLFNIMDTPGHVNFSDEVTASIRLSDGIVLFIDAAEGVMLNTERLIKHAVQERMAITICINKVDRLIGELKLPPTDAYYKLRHIVDEVNGLLSTYSTDENLVVSPLLGNVCFASSQYSVCFTLGSFAKIYSDTYGDINYNEFAKRLWGDIYFNPKTRKFTKKAPSSNAQRSFVEFVLEPLYKILSQVVGDVDTSLPRVLDELGIHLTKEELKLNIKPLLRLVCNRFFGEFTGFVDMCVHHIPSPQEGARSKIEHTYAGGLDSDLGESMVECDPEGPLMCHTTKMYSTEDGVQFHAFGRVLSGTIHAGQPLKVLGENYTLEDEEDSQICTVGRLWINVARYQIEVNRVPAGNWVLIEGCDQPIVKTATITEPRGNEDAQIFRPLKFNTASVIKIAVEPVNPSELPKMLDGLRKVNKSYPSLTTKVEESGEHVILGTGELYLDCVMHDLRKMYSEIDIKVADPVVTFCETVVETSSLKCFAETPNKKNKITMIAEPLEKGLAEDIENEVVQITWNRKKLGEFFQTKYDWDLLAARSIWAFGPDTTGPNILVDDTLPSEVDKALLGSVKDSIVQGFQWGTREGPLCDEPIRNVKFKILDAVIAQEPLHRGGGQVIPTARRVVYSAFLMATPRLMEPYYFVEVQAPADCVSAVYTVLARRRGHVTQDAPIPGSPLYTIKAFIPAIDSFGFETDLRTHTQGQAFALSVFHHWQIVPGDPLDKGIVIRPLEPQPAPHLAREFMIKTRRRKGLSEDVSISKFFDDPMLLELAKQDVVLNYPM